TTACTAGTAACTCCCAATCACTCAGAATCATTCATAAGAGGACTAATGATAACGAAGAATAATCTTAATGGTTCATATTGGCCGACGTGGGATATCATTTTGGGTATCCTCATCATTACATCAATAGTTGTATTTATGCGCTTTGTTCCCAAAATAATGCCTAATCCTTACGGCTCCAGGCTTTCATCATTAATTGCTCTGTCCTTATGCGTCCTGCCCTTTATGGTTTTGACCACATATTCTCTCTATAGATGTAGAAAACGAGGATTACGGCCCCTCTACCCATCCATAACGCCTTCCCAATTATTAAAGGAAATCCCTTTATCGTTATGGTATGCGTTCCTTATTAGCGCGTTTGTTAGCACAATAATCGCGATGCTAGCATATATTTTCAAGATCGATAAGCCTGACAATTCATTTGTTGAAAGTCTCAGTTTGGCACCAAATGGCATGCTAGTGGTCGGGCTGATAATATTGGCTGTAGTTATTGGGCCGATTGCAGAGGAAATGTTCTTTCGAGGTTTTTTGTATAATGTTTTTAAAATGCGTCTTTCACTTAAGAGTGCCGCGATACTCCAAGCGGCACTTTTTGCTCTATATCATCAATACGAATTATCAGGAAGAATAGGGGTATTCTTTGTGGGAGTCGCTTTTGCGATCGTTTATGAAAGACGTAATACGTTGCTATCCCCAACTTTAGTTCACACGACAATGAACTTGGTTAAAGTATTTCCTGTCATTGTACTTATTTGTCATGACTTTCATGTGCCTTCGAAGGATTGGAATGAAGCAATGAAAAATCCTGACTGGTTTGATGCTAACCCAATAGAGGAAGTGAAAAGACAGGAGAACGGGATGGACCAATGGCAGTACGCGATTGATACATGGGGCAGCAAAGGTTCAAAGCAGTGGAAAGAGGAGATTAACGCATTTAACGCGGTTTGTACATATCACCCGGA
This window of the Nitrospirota bacterium genome carries:
- a CDS encoding CPBP family glutamic-type intramembrane protease, whose amino-acid sequence is MITKNNLNGSYWPTWDIILGILIITSIVVFMRFVPKIMPNPYGSRLSSLIALSLCVLPFMVLTTYSLYRCRKRGLRPLYPSITPSQLLKEIPLSLWYAFLISAFVSTIIAMLAYIFKIDKPDNSFVESLSLAPNGMLVVGLIILAVVIGPIAEEMFFRGFLYNVFKMRLSLKSAAILQAALFALYHQYELSGRIGVFFVGVAFAIVYERRNTLLSPTLVHTTMNLVKVFPVIVLICHDFHVPSKDWNEAMKNPDWFDANPIEEVKRQENGMDQWQYAIDTWGSKGSKQWKEEINAFNAVCTYHPDDREACTKAKLGIVTVYYLYLRDYRRAVIEADKLISQYPENRRKVASALCKEGWAYYMLKDYERSRASFMRVINNFSEYEVSYESAKKGIGRLNR